A single region of the Acidimicrobiia bacterium genome encodes:
- a CDS encoding enoyl-CoA hydratase: protein MGDLSVHDDGRVTRIALDRPERRNALSLRLMEQMLDALRALTHETEVVIVEATGPVFSAGHDLSEMVARDAAFYDELFAVCTELMLAVHDTPQPVIAKVHGGATAAGCQLVAACDLAVASEDAWFATPGVKIGLFCSTPMVPLTRVIGRRRALHMLLTGQAIDARTALDWGLVNEVVPAAELDAAVDALVAQILCFSPRVVGLGKRMFYDQIDVGEETAYARAKVVMAANAANADAQEGISAFLEKRDPIWGSERER, encoded by the coding sequence ATGGGAGATCTGTCGGTACACGACGACGGTCGGGTCACGCGGATTGCCCTCGACCGGCCGGAGCGCCGGAACGCGCTCAGCCTCAGGCTCATGGAGCAGATGCTCGACGCGCTGCGTGCACTGACTCACGAGACCGAGGTGGTGATCGTCGAGGCGACGGGCCCGGTGTTCTCCGCCGGCCACGATCTCTCCGAGATGGTGGCGCGCGATGCGGCGTTCTACGACGAGCTCTTCGCGGTCTGCACCGAGCTGATGCTCGCGGTGCACGACACACCCCAGCCGGTGATCGCGAAGGTGCACGGCGGCGCCACCGCCGCCGGCTGCCAGCTCGTGGCGGCGTGCGATCTCGCCGTTGCATCCGAGGACGCCTGGTTCGCTACGCCCGGCGTGAAGATCGGCTTGTTCTGCTCCACGCCCATGGTGCCGCTCACCCGTGTGATCGGGCGTCGTCGCGCGTTGCACATGCTCCTCACCGGACAGGCGATCGACGCGCGCACCGCGCTCGACTGGGGATTGGTGAACGAGGTCGTACCGGCCGCGGAGCTCGACGCCGCGGTCGACGCGCTCGTCGCGCAGATCCTGTGTTTCAGCCCGCGGGTCGTCGGTCTCGGTAAGCGGATGTTCTACGACCAGATCGACGTCGGCGAGGAAACGGCCTACGCGCGGGCCAAGGTGGTCATGGCCGCCAACGCCGCGAATGCCGACGCGCAGGAAGGCATCAGTGCCTTCCTCGAGAAGCGCGATCCGATCTGGGGCAGCGAGCGGGAGCGCTAA
- a CDS encoding Clp protease N-terminal domain-containing protein, whose translation MALTVTLDGLIQSVVHDAASDDLLDQLATASATAGDLGDLGDALLGHFVDRCRRDGHSWAEIGGSLGVTKQAVQKRFVARAAVPFMIERFTVRARRVLDDATEEARALGHNYRGTEHLLLALFHDPEGLAAKVLESMHITRAAVEREVLAHVTRGGGVPAADVPPLTPRAARVLELAGEYEALDLGHNYIGTEHILLGLLREGNGLAARVLTDLAVDHASLKAKTIELLSGYGASSTTP comes from the coding sequence ATGGCGCTGACGGTCACACTCGACGGTCTCATCCAGAGCGTCGTCCACGATGCCGCGAGCGACGACCTGCTCGACCAGCTCGCGACCGCCTCGGCGACGGCAGGGGACCTGGGGGACCTGGGCGACGCCCTCCTCGGCCACTTCGTCGACCGGTGCCGGCGCGACGGTCACTCCTGGGCCGAGATCGGTGGCTCGCTCGGCGTCACGAAGCAGGCCGTGCAGAAGCGCTTCGTCGCTCGCGCCGCCGTCCCGTTCATGATCGAGCGGTTCACGGTGCGCGCCCGGCGGGTGCTCGACGACGCCACGGAAGAGGCGCGCGCGCTGGGGCACAACTACCGCGGCACCGAGCACCTGCTGCTCGCGCTGTTCCACGATCCGGAAGGCCTTGCAGCCAAGGTGCTCGAGAGCATGCACATCACGCGCGCGGCTGTGGAACGCGAAGTGCTCGCGCACGTCACGCGCGGCGGGGGGGTACCCGCCGCCGATGTGCCGCCGTTGACGCCCCGCGCCGCGCGGGTGCTGGAACTGGCGGGGGAGTACGAGGCGCTCGACCTCGGTCACAACTACATCGGCACGGAGCACATCCTGCTCGGGCTGCTCCGCGAAGGAAATGGCCTGGCCGCTCGCGTGCTCACCGACCTGGCTGTCGATCACGCGAGCCTGAAGGCCAAGACGATCGAGCTGCTCTCGGGCTATGGCGCGAGCTCCACCACACCCTGA
- a CDS encoding PEP/pyruvate-binding domain-containing protein, which yields MSSPLLPLDSVDATDAARVGAKAAALATMTRAGIAVPAGFVIEAAAFHEVVAVNQDRIAVLLRATENADPATLEETCDRVRSLITASDLAEELGEELGVAYATLGSPMVAVRSSATAEDLGVASFAGQYDSVLGVRRADDLVAAVLRVWASLFSTRAVAYRARLGVDHRALAMAVIVQELLPAEAAGVLFTRDPISGDDGLHVVNVALGLGEGVVAGLVPVDRHRLHADTGQETERNLAYKDSMVVIDDDGLRTVAVPEARRAVAALDERALSDLGELASALRTLFGDHRDIEFALYRDAVYALQARPITGLDAADDDFPVVWDDPTDATYQWMLRGASPSLLLERDIMTASAARQRIGFAETGSPMMRMHILRFVDGWPYVRGPDTPEDEVAARQQQLTDLDDHYTRLGTSIFEAEIEPVLLGRLAELRRTKPRGRALTQHVDHLELAMAVHADAMGNLHWRMRSFGRPDWTKTYTDITGRPATEAPIFLQALTNRTTRLITSLRKTARIVQADPVLLEIFDQRAWARLDDPDVRQRPAAADFRASFARIQRGHGLRTGMGMGSVANFTSPTWGMEPSIPLGIIASYTRQDLDVLDARGRDIRRERRSLERSVRRGLASDPDALARFEFELRRVVCESRTTEDHNHLMEQACGGYLREAVYGLGTVLVADGLLDAPDDVFHLSLAELRAIANGAGPTNTRELVRERAAERDYRARHRPPRTIGAADGPGVGGGFPMSGFGAIEGTGLDGSVLRGIAASPGRATGPARVVMAQLAPPDVRPGDVLVASIVGEAWTPIFPLLGGLVLDAGGVFQHSAVVTREYRIPAVFMTREATKVIREGQLVTVDGDQGVVELAP from the coding sequence TTGAGCTCGCCGCTTCTCCCTCTCGACAGCGTCGACGCAACCGATGCGGCGCGCGTGGGCGCGAAAGCCGCCGCGCTCGCGACGATGACGCGCGCGGGGATCGCGGTGCCCGCAGGTTTCGTGATCGAGGCCGCCGCGTTCCACGAAGTGGTCGCGGTGAACCAGGATCGCATTGCCGTTCTGCTGCGTGCAACCGAGAACGCCGATCCCGCGACGCTCGAGGAAACCTGCGACCGGGTGCGCTCGCTGATCACCGCGAGCGATCTTGCCGAAGAGCTCGGTGAGGAACTCGGCGTGGCGTATGCAACGCTGGGTTCCCCGATGGTCGCGGTGCGGTCGTCGGCGACCGCGGAAGACCTGGGCGTCGCGAGCTTTGCCGGCCAGTACGACTCGGTGCTCGGCGTACGCAGAGCCGACGATCTCGTTGCCGCGGTGCTGCGGGTCTGGGCGTCGCTGTTCAGCACCCGTGCGGTCGCGTATCGGGCGCGGCTCGGTGTGGATCACCGCGCGCTCGCGATGGCCGTGATCGTGCAGGAGCTCCTTCCCGCGGAGGCCGCGGGTGTGCTGTTCACGCGAGACCCGATCTCGGGCGACGACGGTCTGCACGTCGTGAACGTCGCCCTCGGTCTCGGAGAAGGCGTCGTCGCCGGCCTGGTGCCGGTCGACCGGCACCGGTTGCACGCCGACACGGGCCAGGAGACCGAGCGGAACCTCGCCTACAAGGACTCGATGGTCGTGATCGACGACGACGGGTTACGCACCGTCGCGGTTCCCGAAGCGAGGCGAGCTGTCGCGGCACTCGACGAACGTGCGCTCTCCGATCTCGGTGAGCTTGCCTCCGCGCTCCGCACGCTGTTCGGCGACCACCGTGACATCGAGTTCGCGTTGTACCGCGACGCGGTGTACGCGCTGCAAGCCCGCCCGATCACCGGATTGGACGCTGCGGACGACGACTTCCCGGTTGTCTGGGACGATCCGACAGATGCCACCTACCAGTGGATGCTGCGTGGCGCGAGTCCGTCGCTCCTGCTGGAGCGCGACATCATGACCGCGAGCGCGGCACGCCAGCGGATCGGCTTCGCCGAAACCGGTTCCCCGATGATGCGCATGCACATCCTCAGGTTCGTCGACGGCTGGCCCTACGTCCGCGGGCCGGACACTCCCGAGGACGAAGTCGCGGCCCGCCAGCAACAACTCACCGATCTCGACGACCACTACACCCGCCTCGGCACTTCCATCTTCGAAGCCGAGATCGAGCCGGTGCTCCTCGGGCGTCTCGCTGAGTTACGACGCACGAAACCGCGCGGCCGTGCGCTGACACAGCATGTCGATCATCTCGAGCTCGCGATGGCTGTGCATGCGGACGCGATGGGAAACCTCCACTGGCGGATGCGGAGCTTCGGCCGGCCTGACTGGACAAAGACCTACACCGACATCACCGGGCGACCCGCAACCGAAGCGCCGATCTTCCTCCAGGCACTCACGAACCGGACGACCCGCCTGATCACCTCGCTCCGGAAGACCGCGCGCATCGTGCAAGCGGATCCTGTGCTCCTCGAGATCTTCGACCAACGCGCCTGGGCGCGCCTCGACGATCCCGACGTTCGGCAACGGCCGGCCGCCGCGGACTTCCGGGCGTCCTTCGCCCGGATCCAGCGCGGCCATGGCCTCCGCACCGGGATGGGCATGGGCAGCGTCGCGAATTTCACGTCGCCGACGTGGGGCATGGAACCGTCGATCCCGCTCGGGATCATCGCGTCGTACACACGCCAGGATCTCGACGTGCTCGACGCGCGCGGCCGCGACATCCGCCGGGAACGGCGCAGCCTCGAGCGTTCGGTCCGTCGAGGGCTCGCCTCGGATCCCGACGCGCTCGCTCGGTTCGAGTTCGAGCTCCGCCGCGTGGTGTGCGAATCGCGCACGACCGAGGATCACAACCATCTCATGGAGCAGGCCTGCGGCGGATACCTGCGGGAGGCGGTTTACGGGCTCGGCACCGTGCTCGTGGCCGACGGGCTCCTCGATGCGCCCGACGACGTCTTTCACCTGTCGCTCGCCGAGCTGCGAGCGATCGCGAATGGCGCTGGTCCTACGAACACCCGAGAGCTGGTGCGGGAGCGTGCCGCCGAACGCGACTACCGCGCGCGGCACCGCCCGCCCCGCACCATCGGTGCCGCAGACGGTCCGGGAGTGGGCGGTGGCTTCCCGATGTCCGGTTTCGGCGCGATCGAGGGCACCGGGCTCGACGGTTCGGTCCTGCGCGGGATCGCCGCGTCTCCCGGGCGCGCGACCGGCCCGGCCCGCGTGGTGATGGCGCAGCTCGCACCGCCCGACGTTCGCCCCGGCGACGTGCTCGTCGCGTCGATCGTCGGAGAGGCCTGGACGCCGATCTTCCCGCTGCTCGGCGGTCTCGTCCTCGACGCCGGCGGTGTGTTCCAACACTCGGCGGTCGTAACGCGCGAGTACCGGATCCCCGCGGTGTTCATGACGCGTGAGGCGACCAAGGTGATTCGCGAGGGTCAGCTCGTCACCGTCGACGGCGATCAGGGTGTGGTGGAGCTCGCGCCATAG